The following is a genomic window from Bacteroidales bacterium.
CTGAAATTCTTTTTCAGATACCAGGTAGGCCATATGTACCTGAGGTATTTCATGTGGAATTTTGCCGGCCGGCAGAACGACATTCAGGGGCACGGAGGTCCCCTAAATGGTAACTGGCTGAGCGGTATTAAGCCCCTCGACGAAACCAGACTCGGAAATCAAGACAATCTTCCCGAGAAATTCAAAAACAACAAGGCCAGGAACACCTATTATATGTTGCCTCTCCTGCTCGGCTTAATTGGTTTCTTCTTTCAATACAAGAAAAATCCAAAGGATTTTACGGTGGTGCTGCTCCTGTTTCTGTTTACAGGCCTGGCTATTGTGGTATACCTTAATCAAACACCACTGCAGCCAAGGGAAAGAGATTATGCATACGCGGGTTCCTTCTATGCTTTCTCCATGTGGATTGGCCTGGGAGTTCTTGGGATATACAATCTATTCAAAAATAAAGCTCCGAAGGTTTTCAGCGCCATCCTTGCTATAATACTCACGCTGGTGCTGGTACCGGTGAACATGGCTAAAGAAAACTGGGACGATCACGACCGTTCGGGGCGTTATATAGCCCGCGACTATGCCTACAACTACTTAAATAGCTGCGCTCCCAACGCCATTCTCTTTACCCATGGAGATAACGATACCTTCCCACTATGGTACGCCCAGGAAGTGGAAGGCATAAGAACCGACGTCCGGGTGGTTAATCTCAGCCTACTGAACACGGACTGGTACATCGACCAGATGAAAAGAAAGGCTTATGATTCCGATCCGGTGCCTTTCAGCATGGAACAGGATCAATACAAACAAGGCACACGGGATCAGGTACCCATGCTCAATAAAGTAGAGAACTTTGTGGATGTCAAACAGGTAGTGGATTTTGTCGCCAGCGACGACGAACGTACCCAGCTCTCTTCCCGCGGCAACCAAAAAATCAATTATATACCCACCCAAAAGTTCAAGTTGAACGTGGACTCAGCAAAAGTAGTTAACCGAGGGATTGTTAAACCTGAAAATGCCGATCAAATCGTAGATGAAATAAGATGGCAGGTAAACAGAAACAACCTCATGAAAAATGATCTCATGATGCTCGATCTCCTGGCAAACTTTAACTGGGAACGACCGGTTTACTTTGTTTCACCCAGCGATGAGACCAACCTGGGCTTAAGTGATTATCTCCAACTGGAGGGGTTTGCCTACAGGCTGGTGCCTATCAAAACAGAAGCAGAAGACAGGGTAGATGTGGGAAGGGTAGATTCCGAGATCATGTACCAAAATCTTATGGAAGAATTCAGTTATGGCAATATGCAGGACCCGGATGTGTATATGGATTATACCAGCAGACGAACAAGCAATGTGATCCGTATCAGAAATAAATTCGCCCGGCTGGCCCGCAAACTAATTGATGAGGACAAAAAACAAAAGGCCGTTGAAACGCTTGACCGGGCAATGGAGCTTACTCCAAACAGTCAGCTTCCCTACGGTATGTGGGTTCTGGAGATCCTTACCGAGTATTACAGGGCTGATGCAACCGAAAAAGCCAATGCACTGGCTGAAGAGTTCGCAGGATATACAAAGAATGAACTCAATTACTACTTTAGTCTAAATCAGCCTTTTGCCGATGCCATTTCCAGGGAACAACGGATGGGCTTGCATATCATGCACAGGCTATCCCAGATCACTAAAAAATTCGGGCAGGAAGAGCTTTCAAAAGATTATGAGCAATATTTGAACAACAAGGTATCCTCCATGCAGGGAACAGGAGGTGGATTAAGACAGCAAAACTGAAAAGTGCAACATTTTACTATATCTTACCGGCCTCTTTTGCCGGGTAAGGTACTTAACAGTGTTTGTCCATAAAGTCCAGGAGATTTGAAAGAGTCTCGTCTAGAATGTTCGCTCGCAAGGCTTGCTAGTTTTGAATGACAGGAGTTTACTTGATGTAATCGACTGGCATGAAAAACGAGCGTAACGCAGCGAGCGGATATTATAGACAGACTCTAAACAGTTATTGGGAGTTGCTTCCAGGCCCATCAGAAAACAACTCTGCGGCCTTCGATGCTATGGCAGCACTGTCAATATCCATAATGCACCGGAAATGCTTTTTAGGACATTTCCTAAACCCCAGTTTGGAGCATGGCCGGCAAGGCAATCCGCGTATTTCAAAAAGGATGGAATCCGGATGGGGCATATAGGGGTACATACCAAATTCGGGTACCGTATTGCCCCAAACAGAAATGATCCGCTTATGAAAAGCTGATGCAATATGCATAAGGCCGGTATCATGCGTGATAACTACCCTTGATTGTCTGATTACCGAAGCAGATTGATTGATGTTATAGCTGCCGCAGGCATTCAATACCCAATCGCCGCATTGCCGGGCAATGGTTTCTCCATTTTCCCGGTCTTCAGGGCCACCCAGCAAAATAACCGGCAACCCGGTTTGATCAATAACAGAAATGATCTTATCCGTAGTCAGTTTTTTGGTATTGTGTTTGGCACCAATGGCAAAAGCAATATAACCTTCCTTAAAAGGGGGAGGAAAACCGGAAGAGTTCACCTCATCACGGGAAGGTATGAAATAATCAAGTCCCTGGTGGTCATTTTCCACATCAAAAATATCTACGGCTTTAAAATATCTGTCAACAATATGCTTATCAGGGAGCTTATTAACCTTGAAATTCACATAATACCACTTTTTCCAGTTTAATTTGTCAAAGGTAAAATCGATAATCCCCAGCCCGGAAATGATACGTTTTGTGCGCAGGTTTTTGTGCAGATCAATGATATAGTCGTAGAATTCATACTTCAGATCGTCGAGTTGCTTCCTCAGATCTTTACGCAGCACATGAACCTTATCTATATATGGGTTGGCTTCCAGGATATCTTTATACTCGGTTTTGGTAAAAAAGTGTACTTCAGCATTTTCCACCTGATTTTTCAATCCCCTGACAACCGGAGTGGTCAGAACAATATCTCCGATGGAACTGAAACGGAGTACAAGAAACTTAACTGGCTGCATAAATGGTTGCTTTC
Proteins encoded in this region:
- a CDS encoding DUF2723 domain-containing protein; this encodes MERFKKVNTITGWIIFLIAATVLLMGIEPTVSFWDCGEYIASAFKLMVGHPPGAPFFMLVARLFSIFAPDSSKVALMVNSMSALASAFTVLFLFWSITHLARKIFSVENDKGNLLAVIGAGVVGALALTFSDTFWFSAEEGEVYAFSSLFTAFVFYAILKWENVAYEKHSNRWIILIAFLMGISIGVHLLNLLAIPAIVFVYYFRKYKITNRGILGAALLSIILLGTFNFIIIPGIVRLASGFELLFVNGLGLPFNTGNFIFILAIAALLAWGLYRTHKLKKVTLNTLLLGLTVVILGYSSYTMLMIRSAADPPMDENDPQTVFSLYHYLKREQYGQHPLVTGPYYNAPIVDSEQPHTYVKEGNKYVKSYSLNPDYEYDERFTTFFPRMYSRQSNHVQEYKKWANIEGRQVTVTNQRGEEETRNVPTFGENLKFFFRYQVGHMYLRYFMWNFAGRQNDIQGHGGPLNGNWLSGIKPLDETRLGNQDNLPEKFKNNKARNTYYMLPLLLGLIGFFFQYKKNPKDFTVVLLLFLFTGLAIVVYLNQTPLQPRERDYAYAGSFYAFSMWIGLGVLGIYNLFKNKAPKVFSAILAIILTLVLVPVNMAKENWDDHDRSGRYIARDYAYNYLNSCAPNAILFTHGDNDTFPLWYAQEVEGIRTDVRVVNLSLLNTDWYIDQMKRKAYDSDPVPFSMEQDQYKQGTRDQVPMLNKVENFVDVKQVVDFVASDDERTQLSSRGNQKINYIPTQKFKLNVDSAKVVNRGIVKPENADQIVDEIRWQVNRNNLMKNDLMMLDLLANFNWERPVYFVSPSDETNLGLSDYLQLEGFAYRLVPIKTEAEDRVDVGRVDSEIMYQNLMEEFSYGNMQDPDVYMDYTSRRTSNVIRIRNKFARLARKLIDEDKKQKAVETLDRAMELTPNSQLPYGMWVLEILTEYYRADATEKANALAEEFAGYTKNELNYYFSLNQPFADAISREQRMGLHIMHRLSQITKKFGQEELSKDYEQYLNNKVSSMQGTGGGLRQQN
- a CDS encoding glycosyltransferase family 9 protein, with amino-acid sequence MQPVKFLVLRFSSIGDIVLTTPVVRGLKNQVENAEVHFFTKTEYKDILEANPYIDKVHVLRKDLRKQLDDLKYEFYDYIIDLHKNLRTKRIISGLGIIDFTFDKLNWKKWYYVNFKVNKLPDKHIVDRYFKAVDIFDVENDHQGLDYFIPSRDEVNSSGFPPPFKEGYIAFAIGAKHNTKKLTTDKIISVIDQTGLPVILLGGPEDRENGETIARQCGDWVLNACGSYNINQSASVIRQSRVVITHDTGLMHIASAFHKRIISVWGNTVPEFGMYPYMPHPDSILFEIRGLPCRPCSKLGFRKCPKKHFRCIMDIDSAAIASKAAELFSDGPGSNSQ